Proteins from a genomic interval of Loxodonta africana isolate mLoxAfr1 chromosome 25, mLoxAfr1.hap2, whole genome shotgun sequence:
- the MRPS14 gene encoding small ribosomal subunit protein uS14m, with amino-acid sequence MAASMLGSLLRTVRQMVPSSTSGQARGYYVDWKMLRDLKRRKMAYEYADERLRINSLRKNTILPKHLQEVADEEIAALPRDSCPVRIRNRCVITSRPRGVKRRWRLSRIVFRHLADHGQVSGVQRATW; translated from the exons ATGGCGGCTTCCATGCTGGGTTCGCTGCTACGCACCGTCCGGCAG ATGGTTCCTTCATCAACTTCAGGTCAAGCTCGAGGTTACTACGTAGACTGGAAAATGTTGCGTGATTTGAAGAGACGAAAAATGGCCTATGAATATGCAGATGAAAGGCTACGGATCAATTCACTCAGGAAGAATACCATTTTGCCAAAACACCTTCAG GAAGTGGCTGATGAAGAAATTGCTGCCCTGCCTCGGGATAGCTGTCCTGTTAGGATCAGAAATCGCTGTGTTATAACATCCCGTCCACGTGGTGTAAAGCGGCGCTGGAGGCTTAGTCGTATCGTCTTCCGCCACTTAGCTGACCATGGGCAAGTTTCTGGAGTCCAGCGAGCAACGTGGTGA